Proteins co-encoded in one Arachis hypogaea cultivar Tifrunner chromosome 11, arahy.Tifrunner.gnm2.J5K5, whole genome shotgun sequence genomic window:
- the LOC140176097 gene encoding uncharacterized protein encodes MTPGNSTPESWKLHVDGSSNVTSGGAGVILESQNRVVIKQSVRYEFPVSNNQTEYEVLLAGLALAKEVRAKVLEINTDSQVVSSQINEDYQTRDPLLQQYLVEVNKLKEEFNHVTIRHVPREHNDRADLLSKLASTKPGHDNKSLIQEVVKSSSISTTDNAYLTLSH; translated from the coding sequence ATGACGCCGGGAAACTCCACCCCCGAATCATGGAAACTACACGTTGACGGCTCATCGAACGTCACTTCTGGAGGTGCCGGAGTCATTCTCGAAAGTCAAAACAGAGTCGTGATCAAACAGTCAGTACGATACGAATTCCCAGTCTCAAATAACCAGACAGAATATGAGGTCCTCCTTGCAGGCTTAGCCCTAGCCAAGGAAGTCAGAGCAAAGGTCCTGGAAATAAATACGGATTCGCAAGTAGTTAGTTCCCAAATTAACGAAGACTACCAAACACGAGATCCCCTGCTACAACAATACCTTGTCGAGGTTAACAAACTAAAGGAAGAATTCAATCACGTAACCATACGGCACGTCCCCAGGGAACATAATGACAGGGCTGACCTTCTCTCTAAACTAGCCAGCACTAAACCAGGGCACGACAACAAATCGCTAATTCAGGAAGTCGTCAAATCATCGTCCATATCCACGACGGATAACGCCTATCTGACACTCTCCCACTGA